The following proteins are co-located in the Spirosoma montaniterrae genome:
- a CDS encoding phosphatase PAP2 family protein, translating to MKPNFRTILLAGLTAFGVSLVLTSCDKTITEPVRPAYAPADVDASAGTWKTYILTSPTAVTIASPAATTSTAYQTELTNLKNSSVNLSDKQRAAVEYWGAGAVYRWNEIARELAAKYNLPPASNAEGKYPVPDANNPLADPAFPFANPPYAARTLAYLSVAQYDALVAAWNYKYQFNRLAPSRIDAAVKPSLPVSALPSYPSEDAVVANASYAILVAMFPGEVGYLAGKLAEHQWSRLWAGMNVQSDITAGADLGTQVGARVMARARTDGMGAANNQTLTAGMIAAAKERGQSMVWESQESPARPPMLPNYGAVGLWNFDRATLVKIRPGVAPQPGSEQFRKELEELQNIQKNQTREQARIANYWADGAGSYTPPGHWHRYAANAAHDAKFSEVRMARTLALLGTTLQDAGVCCWETKFYYYTPRPQQFGVKTSVGLPNFPSYTSGHSTFSGAAAEVLGYIFPNRANEFTAAAKEASESRVYGMIHFRSDCEVGLQCGKNIGSYAVLRGKADGSGL from the coding sequence ATGAAACCGAACTTTCGTACTATACTTCTGGCAGGCTTAACTGCATTCGGCGTATCGCTGGTGCTGACCTCCTGCGACAAAACAATTACCGAACCGGTGCGCCCGGCTTATGCACCGGCTGATGTCGATGCCAGCGCGGGCACCTGGAAAACATACATCCTGACCAGCCCCACGGCAGTAACCATTGCATCGCCAGCCGCAACAACCTCAACGGCTTATCAGACGGAACTGACCAACCTCAAAAACTCGTCGGTCAACCTGAGCGACAAACAACGCGCTGCGGTCGAGTACTGGGGCGCAGGAGCTGTGTATCGATGGAACGAAATTGCCCGCGAACTGGCGGCAAAATATAACCTACCCCCCGCATCGAACGCCGAGGGTAAGTACCCCGTACCGGATGCGAATAACCCGCTGGCCGATCCGGCATTTCCGTTTGCCAATCCGCCCTACGCGGCCCGCACACTGGCTTACCTGAGCGTGGCCCAGTACGATGCGCTTGTTGCTGCGTGGAATTATAAATACCAGTTCAATCGATTGGCTCCCAGCAGAATAGATGCTGCGGTGAAGCCTTCGTTGCCTGTGTCGGCACTGCCATCATATCCGTCGGAAGATGCTGTTGTTGCCAACGCATCGTATGCCATTCTGGTGGCGATGTTCCCCGGCGAAGTGGGGTATCTGGCCGGTAAATTAGCTGAGCATCAGTGGAGTCGGTTGTGGGCCGGTATGAACGTCCAGAGCGACATTACGGCTGGTGCCGATCTCGGTACGCAGGTGGGTGCCCGCGTCATGGCCCGCGCCCGCACCGATGGCATGGGAGCCGCCAACAACCAGACGCTGACGGCGGGTATGATTGCCGCAGCTAAAGAACGTGGACAATCGATGGTTTGGGAGAGTCAGGAAAGCCCGGCCCGCCCGCCCATGCTGCCCAACTACGGAGCCGTTGGCCTGTGGAATTTCGACCGGGCTACGCTGGTGAAAATTCGGCCTGGTGTGGCTCCGCAACCCGGCTCTGAACAGTTCAGGAAAGAACTGGAAGAACTGCAAAACATCCAGAAAAACCAAACCCGCGAACAGGCACGAATTGCCAACTACTGGGCCGATGGCGCGGGTAGCTACACGCCCCCCGGCCACTGGCATCGCTATGCTGCCAATGCTGCCCACGATGCTAAATTCAGCGAAGTACGCATGGCCCGGACGCTGGCTTTGTTGGGTACAACGTTGCAGGATGCGGGCGTCTGCTGCTGGGAAACAAAGTTCTACTACTACACGCCCCGCCCACAGCAGTTTGGCGTCAAAACGTCGGTTGGCCTGCCCAACTTCCCCAGCTATACGTCGGGGCACTCCACGTTCTCCGGGGCAGCGGCTGAGGTGCTGGGCTATATCTTCCCCAACCGGGCCAATGAGTTTACGGCAGCCGCCAAAGAAGCGTCTGAATCGCGGGTATACGGCATGATTCACTTCCGCTCTGATTGCGAAGTGGGTCTGCAATGTGGCAAAAACATCGGTTCTTACGCCGTACTACGCGGCAAAGCCGACGGGTCGGGACTTTAA